The proteins below come from a single Bryobacter aggregatus MPL3 genomic window:
- a CDS encoding DUF4139 domain-containing protein, translating to MIRTTSLLSIFLVVQPMLAAELPVRKVILYKHGIGYFERGGEIPAGQSARLDFKAGEMNDVLKSLTIFDQTGNSVSGVRYDSSLPIASKLAEFPFQLGDRTPLTDFLDQLKGATIELKMGATTVSGQVVGARVAQNREKASTWTEMVNVLLPNGEIQSFDLGAATSVKLGDPELQRQLSEYLRSLNASRSKEQKSVYIDSARDAARKLSVAYTIPMPVWKSSYRLVLDSGAAKKPVLEGWAIIDNTTGEDWSRVDLSVISGRPISFISNLYAPKFLQRSVAELEEEKALAPKMYKASAGLAGGVPGGVVGGVMQMNAAPAPSARFGTGRSSNAATAEMQVMADTSSVQVETTTREAGELFEYKFSQPVSVKRNESTMIPFVQQEINARKLLIYSENSTTENPLNSAELTNSTGKTLDGGPLSVYDGGIYAGEALVNTFKAGEKRLLSYAADLGTRVVEDSNFAPRVLVEIKAANGILSRRYTTEVTKTYKITNVDKKPKTLMIEHGIKYDYKLLGVKPSEQTATAYRFEVKLTGEPAQSFVVKEEQTVREDQGILNLPDQELTYLLSSNRLSAEGKRVIAELAGLRRQMADADAAIRTLTAQSAEAAADQERVRRNLSSLQGVAGQQERVQKYASDLAALDAKIVGQRDQIAAETKKRDGLRQQIAQKIDAAQF from the coding sequence ATGATCAGAACTACCAGTTTGCTTTCTATCTTTCTTGTTGTGCAGCCGATGTTGGCGGCAGAGCTACCGGTGCGAAAAGTGATTCTGTATAAGCACGGGATTGGCTACTTTGAACGGGGCGGAGAGATTCCTGCAGGACAATCCGCTCGTCTCGATTTTAAAGCTGGGGAAATGAACGACGTTCTGAAAAGTTTGACGATTTTTGATCAGACCGGGAACTCCGTATCGGGGGTACGCTATGATTCCAGTCTCCCAATTGCATCCAAGCTGGCAGAGTTTCCTTTTCAACTGGGGGACCGGACGCCATTGACCGATTTTCTCGATCAGTTGAAGGGCGCAACGATTGAGTTGAAGATGGGTGCGACGACAGTGAGCGGGCAGGTGGTGGGCGCGCGCGTGGCACAGAATCGCGAGAAGGCTTCCACCTGGACCGAGATGGTGAATGTGTTGTTGCCGAATGGAGAGATCCAGTCTTTCGATCTGGGCGCGGCGACTTCAGTGAAGCTTGGTGATCCAGAATTGCAGCGGCAGTTGAGTGAGTATCTCCGCAGTTTGAATGCGTCGCGCAGTAAAGAGCAGAAGAGTGTCTATATTGATTCGGCGCGCGATGCGGCGCGGAAGTTGAGTGTCGCTTATACGATTCCGATGCCGGTTTGGAAGTCGAGCTACCGGTTGGTGCTGGATAGCGGGGCGGCGAAGAAACCAGTGCTTGAAGGTTGGGCGATTATCGACAACACGACGGGCGAAGACTGGTCGCGGGTGGACTTAAGTGTGATCTCGGGGCGGCCGATCAGTTTCATTTCGAATCTGTATGCGCCAAAGTTTTTGCAGCGCTCGGTGGCGGAGTTAGAAGAGGAAAAGGCACTGGCGCCGAAGATGTACAAGGCTTCTGCCGGGCTGGCTGGAGGGGTTCCAGGTGGAGTTGTCGGAGGAGTGATGCAGATGAACGCGGCGCCCGCGCCTTCTGCCAGGTTCGGTACAGGGAGATCTTCGAATGCGGCGACTGCCGAGATGCAGGTGATGGCCGATACCTCCAGTGTGCAGGTGGAGACGACAACGCGTGAGGCCGGCGAGCTTTTTGAGTACAAGTTCAGCCAGCCCGTATCGGTGAAGCGCAACGAGAGCACGATGATTCCGTTTGTGCAGCAAGAGATCAATGCACGGAAGCTTCTGATTTACTCCGAAAACTCGACAACGGAGAATCCGTTGAATTCTGCTGAACTGACGAACTCGACGGGCAAGACTCTCGATGGCGGTCCGCTCAGTGTTTACGATGGCGGAATCTATGCCGGTGAGGCGTTGGTGAATACCTTCAAAGCCGGAGAGAAGCGCTTGCTGAGTTATGCGGCCGATCTGGGGACGCGGGTGGTGGAGGATTCAAATTTTGCACCGCGAGTGCTGGTGGAAATCAAGGCTGCAAATGGGATCCTAAGCCGGCGTTATACGACTGAGGTGACAAAGACTTACAAAATTACCAATGTCGATAAGAAACCAAAGACTCTGATGATCGAGCACGGCATCAAGTACGACTATAAGCTGCTGGGTGTGAAGCCAAGCGAACAGACGGCAACGGCATATCGCTTTGAAGTGAAGCTGACCGGCGAGCCGGCGCAGAGCTTTGTTGTGAAAGAAGAGCAGACCGTCCGTGAGGATCAGGGGATTCTGAATCTGCCCGACCAGGAACTCACCTATCTGCTGAGCTCCAACCGATTGAGCGCAGAAGGAAAACGAGTGATTGCGGAACTGGCGGGGCTACGCCGTCAGATGGCGGATGCCGATGCGGCAATTCGTACATTGACGGCCCAGAGCGCCGAGGCGGCGGCAGATCAGGAGCGGGTGCGACGCAATCTTTCGAGCCTGCAAGGGGTGGCCGGGCAACAGGAGCGGGTCCAGAAGTATGCAAGTGATCTGGCTGCGCTCGATGCGAAGATCGTGGGGCAGCGCGACCAGATTGCCGCCGAGACCAAGAAACGGGATGGGCTGAGGCAACAGATCGCGCAGAAGATCGATGCAGCACAATTCTAG
- a CDS encoding aldo/keto reductase → MLTGFATPEGTAHFAARFPQLAAQRWFQTVNGLMISNLGLGSYLGQVDEEADRLYQAATEAALVSGINFIDTARNYRHGQSEIALGKAIVAHGHREEIVVATKAGFTSLGHSMEPAFLEEQLDLSRKAMGLETIDIFYLHNPETQLRNLSPDEFETALAKAFEKCEALVASGRIRSYGTATWDGYRVPGMLDLDRVKALAGPNFGWIQLPLNAVLTEGAPVAEKAAAMGLGVVASATIYQGRLREHLPVAIQYSRYSPGVTSALVGMGRPEHVAANLAAAVAEIG, encoded by the coding sequence ATGCTCACTGGCTTTGCGACTCCCGAAGGCACCGCGCATTTTGCGGCTCGATTTCCGCAACTGGCGGCGCAGCGCTGGTTCCAGACTGTGAATGGACTCATGATCTCCAATCTCGGCCTGGGATCCTATCTTGGACAAGTGGATGAGGAAGCAGACCGGTTGTACCAGGCTGCTACGGAGGCGGCGCTGGTCTCTGGCATCAACTTCATCGATACGGCACGAAATTATCGCCATGGGCAGAGCGAGATTGCGCTCGGCAAAGCAATTGTCGCTCATGGCCATCGCGAGGAGATTGTCGTTGCGACCAAGGCTGGCTTCACTTCGCTTGGGCACTCGATGGAGCCTGCGTTTCTTGAGGAGCAACTGGACTTGAGCCGGAAGGCGATGGGGCTTGAGACGATCGACATTTTCTATCTGCATAATCCCGAGACCCAACTCCGGAACCTGAGTCCCGATGAGTTTGAGACGGCGTTAGCAAAGGCCTTTGAGAAATGCGAGGCGCTGGTGGCATCGGGCCGGATCCGCAGCTATGGGACTGCGACCTGGGATGGCTATCGAGTGCCCGGGATGCTGGACCTCGATCGCGTGAAAGCACTGGCGGGGCCGAATTTTGGCTGGATCCAGTTGCCGTTGAACGCGGTGCTGACGGAGGGGGCTCCGGTGGCAGAGAAGGCGGCGGCGATGGGGCTTGGGGTTGTGGCCAGTGCGACGATCTACCAGGGCAGATTGCGTGAGCATTTGCCGGTGGCGATTCAGTATTCGCGATACTCGCCGGGCGTGACTTCGGCGCTGGTGGGAATGGGGCGGCCGGAGCATGTGGCTGCGAACCTGGCGGCGGCTGTGGCTGAGATTGGATGA
- the ggt gene encoding gamma-glutamyltransferase: MNLKILVSSLACSVLLAQEVSQSGLRLEAERAMVAQPERAQKAMVATTNEYATLAGLEILKKGGNSVDAAVAVAFALAVVHPEAGNLGGGGYLLVRMADGRAQMIDYGARAPMASKDGVFANAKEAATGYKSIAVPGTPDGMALAHKMYGKLPWKTVLEPARKLAKEGFPASQRIELILKLQVPVMKPYPESARVFLHGSDQPLKQGEILKQPALAETIARMQKLGGREFYEGETAKRMAADIQAHGGLITAADLKDYKAFAREPLETSYRGYPILTSSPSSSGGMAIIEMLNIIENFPMPLGMEGSAMHRMVQVEAMKRAFRDRLLFAGDPAYKEIPVARLTSKAYAKTLAEGISPTKATPSKALGDLPKELEGLVGESADTTHFSIVDTEGNMIANTYTLSGFYGSQVVAKGTGVLLGNIYGAFSGGGKHVLPPGERPPSTMTPTIVLNKQKQAWFALGSPGGATIPNTLIEVITNIIDFKMSLRDAIEFPRVHHQYLPDRVEAEPGAIAYEVAEKLKAQGEILSNRYRSQGDVHAVMIEEKSGWRQGWSDGRRGGKVMGY; the protein is encoded by the coding sequence ATGAATCTCAAGATCCTGGTTAGCTCTCTCGCTTGTTCTGTATTGCTTGCTCAGGAGGTATCGCAGTCCGGCTTACGGCTGGAGGCGGAGCGGGCGATGGTGGCCCAGCCCGAGCGGGCGCAGAAGGCCATGGTGGCAACCACCAATGAGTATGCGACACTTGCCGGCCTGGAGATTCTGAAGAAGGGTGGGAACTCTGTGGATGCCGCCGTGGCGGTTGCGTTTGCACTTGCTGTTGTGCATCCAGAGGCGGGGAATCTTGGTGGTGGTGGCTATCTTCTTGTGCGGATGGCCGACGGCCGCGCGCAGATGATCGACTACGGTGCGCGTGCACCGATGGCGTCGAAGGATGGTGTCTTTGCTAACGCAAAGGAAGCTGCAACCGGATATAAGAGCATTGCAGTGCCGGGTACGCCTGATGGCATGGCGCTCGCACACAAGATGTACGGGAAACTGCCGTGGAAGACGGTGCTCGAGCCTGCGCGGAAGCTGGCCAAAGAGGGTTTTCCGGCTTCGCAGCGCATTGAACTGATCTTGAAGCTGCAGGTGCCGGTGATGAAGCCGTATCCTGAGTCGGCGCGTGTGTTCTTGCATGGATCGGATCAGCCGTTGAAGCAGGGCGAGATCCTCAAACAGCCTGCACTTGCGGAGACAATCGCGCGGATGCAGAAGCTGGGAGGCCGGGAGTTCTATGAGGGCGAGACGGCAAAGCGGATGGCTGCTGACATCCAGGCTCATGGTGGTTTGATCACGGCTGCTGACCTGAAGGATTACAAGGCATTCGCACGCGAACCGTTGGAGACAAGCTATCGCGGCTATCCCATCCTGACGAGTTCGCCGAGTTCGAGCGGTGGCATGGCGATCATCGAGATGTTGAATATCATCGAGAATTTCCCGATGCCGTTGGGGATGGAGGGGAGCGCGATGCACCGGATGGTGCAGGTGGAGGCGATGAAACGTGCGTTTCGGGATCGTCTGCTGTTTGCGGGAGATCCGGCCTATAAAGAGATTCCGGTGGCTCGTCTGACGAGCAAGGCGTATGCGAAGACTCTGGCGGAGGGGATTTCACCAACCAAGGCGACTCCATCGAAGGCATTGGGCGATTTGCCGAAGGAGTTAGAAGGGCTGGTGGGCGAGAGTGCCGATACGACGCACTTCAGCATTGTCGATACCGAGGGCAACATGATCGCGAACACCTATACGCTCAGTGGATTTTACGGCAGCCAGGTGGTGGCGAAGGGAACAGGTGTGTTGCTGGGCAACATCTATGGCGCGTTTTCCGGGGGAGGGAAGCATGTGCTGCCGCCTGGAGAGCGTCCTCCGAGCACGATGACGCCAACGATTGTTTTGAACAAACAGAAGCAGGCTTGGTTTGCGTTGGGAAGTCCGGGAGGCGCAACGATTCCGAACACGCTCATCGAGGTGATTACGAATATCATCGACTTCAAAATGAGTCTGCGGGATGCGATCGAGTTTCCGCGGGTGCACCACCAGTACCTGCCCGATCGGGTGGAAGCAGAGCCGGGGGCGATTGCCTACGAGGTGGCGGAGAAGTTGAAGGCGCAGGGGGAGATTCTGAGCAATCGCTACCGGAGTCAAGGTGATGTGCATGCCGTCATGATTGAAGAGAAGTCGGGATGGCGCCAGGGTTGGAGCGATGGGCGCAGGGGCGGGAAGGTGATGGGTTACTAA
- a CDS encoding DUF1501 domain-containing protein, with the protein MDPYLPTRRALLRRTASGFGMIGLGSLLAAESARSGLAPKATHFPARAKRVIFLFMEGGPSHLDSFDPKPLLDRDHLKPPPFDLGLTFNGSIGGNGNLMKSPYRFKRYGQMGMPVSELFPHIAQHVDKMCFLRSMVGEGLDHGGAMLQIHTGTVNLTRPSMGSWMLYGLGTENQDLPGFVTIKPHLGHSGVRNWSSAFLPGNCQGTPIGTTQGAKIDDLKKEPIENLVSHLSPENQRYELDMLRAISQRHADANKYDDRLESRIQSFELAFRMQAEAPAAFDVEKESEETKKLYGLDSPVTRDFGWQLLLARRLSERGVRVVQCTHPGWDQHTELARRHAEQARMVDLPIAGLLKDLEARGLLESTLVIWGGEFGRTPFMERDGRDHNPHGFTYWMAGGGAKPGFVYGETDDYGYRAVVDRMHIHDFHATVLHLLGLEHERLTYRYSGRDFRLTDVAGVVAKKVIA; encoded by the coding sequence ATGGATCCCTATCTCCCCACGCGCCGCGCCCTCTTACGCCGCACCGCGTCTGGTTTCGGGATGATCGGGCTTGGCAGTCTCCTGGCCGCAGAATCGGCCCGCTCAGGACTCGCGCCGAAAGCGACGCACTTCCCTGCCCGCGCCAAGCGCGTCATCTTCCTGTTCATGGAAGGCGGCCCCTCGCACCTGGACTCCTTCGATCCAAAGCCGCTCCTCGATCGCGACCACCTGAAGCCTCCGCCCTTTGATCTCGGCCTCACGTTCAACGGCAGCATTGGTGGCAATGGCAACCTCATGAAGTCGCCTTATCGCTTCAAGCGCTATGGGCAAATGGGCATGCCTGTCAGCGAACTCTTCCCCCACATCGCGCAGCACGTCGACAAAATGTGTTTCTTGCGTTCCATGGTGGGCGAGGGGCTCGATCATGGTGGCGCGATGCTCCAGATCCATACCGGAACGGTGAATCTGACCCGGCCCTCCATGGGTTCCTGGATGCTCTACGGACTCGGCACCGAGAATCAGGATCTCCCCGGCTTCGTCACCATCAAGCCCCACCTCGGGCATAGTGGCGTCCGCAACTGGAGTTCCGCCTTTTTGCCAGGCAATTGCCAGGGAACGCCCATCGGCACAACGCAGGGAGCTAAGATCGACGATCTCAAGAAGGAGCCGATCGAGAATCTTGTCAGCCATCTCTCACCGGAGAACCAGCGCTATGAGCTCGATATGCTCCGGGCGATCAGCCAGCGCCACGCCGACGCGAACAAGTACGATGATCGTCTCGAATCCCGCATCCAGTCTTTTGAACTTGCGTTCCGAATGCAGGCAGAGGCTCCGGCTGCATTCGATGTCGAAAAGGAATCGGAAGAGACAAAAAAACTCTACGGGCTCGATTCTCCTGTCACACGTGACTTCGGATGGCAACTGCTCCTCGCCCGCCGGCTGTCGGAACGGGGAGTCCGTGTTGTCCAATGCACTCATCCTGGCTGGGATCAACACACCGAACTGGCCCGGCGCCACGCCGAACAAGCTCGCATGGTTGATCTCCCCATTGCGGGACTCCTCAAGGATCTCGAAGCCCGCGGGCTTCTCGAATCCACGCTCGTCATCTGGGGAGGCGAGTTCGGCCGCACTCCCTTCATGGAGCGTGACGGACGCGATCATAATCCCCACGGCTTCACCTATTGGATGGCGGGCGGTGGGGCCAAGCCCGGTTTCGTCTATGGAGAAACGGACGATTACGGCTACCGTGCCGTCGTCGATCGCATGCACATCCACGACTTCCACGCGACTGTACTCCACTTACTCGGTCTTGAACACGAACGCCTCACCTATCGCTACAGCGGTCGAGACTTCCGCCTCACTGACGTCGCAGGCGTTGTCGCCAAGAAGGTCATCGCCTAA
- a CDS encoding DUF1549 and DUF1553 domain-containing protein: MRKPFQFVLLVLCTGALQAQDTGAEFFESKVRPILATNCTGCHNSKMKAAGIDLSSTSGIAALDVNRLLAVVSYEQRVKMPPTGRLAASDLAMLNAWKQMGAALPSYQAALTAQAPNWPEARRKHWAIQPIQKPGIPLVANTAWAKSPVDAFLMAKLEKAGLPAPKPADKRSLLRRAKYDLLGLPPTEQEIRTFLADTAPDAFSRLVDQFLASPQYGEKWARHWLDVARFADTAGVDENAAYTEAWRYREYVIDAFNRDLPFDRFTREQIAGDLLPAEDGSAVNTRGIVATGFLGLGPKAIVEIDKRKEFYDVVDEQIDTTSKAFLGLTVACARCHDHKFDPISTKDYYSLAAIFSNTQSYEQQVKRGSSVYLTPLVDQQAYGVYKKHQARIAAKNMQAAALLDTEIWSASQTRLFPRIPEYMVSAWKVHHQNANVEELAKTHNLDLQILKGWVRYLEPGGFRPHLKEWMDAQAADIDKLAQVYAARFEKTAKLWGPILTKWKTDTNAAALAETELPKTPNIEYGDAATREAFNEPSTRFFIDIIIPARTLNDPTSIDGPFVLKEERHKDFLSAAILTEWKALKDQSAALTAALPPSPPMANSVGEGPALKQHIFIRGSYDNPGAEVERGFPEIIRGKSKVDGPGSGRKELADWLTHPANPLPARVIVNRIWGWHFGDGLVRTPNNFGLTGDAPTHPQLLDFLATRFVESGWSIKAMHRLLMLSNAYQSDSGITPAMWSIDPGNKLWSRFKRRRIDIEELRDTYLQLGGTLSLRMGGIFDRVEAPAPRKRDANTPAPFDTSQRRTVYLPVNRNGIATPLSLNDFVDSTTSSGARSETIIAPQALYLMNNAFVTARAADFAKQVLSAEGLSDAGYVRRAWRLALTRDPDPVDIETAVTFLKQHPVQQDAWTSYCRVLLSTNQLHYID; encoded by the coding sequence ATGCGGAAGCCGTTCCAGTTTGTCCTCCTCGTTCTCTGCACTGGTGCCCTGCAAGCGCAGGACACCGGTGCAGAATTCTTTGAATCAAAAGTCCGCCCCATCCTTGCGACAAACTGCACCGGATGCCACAACAGCAAGATGAAAGCTGCCGGCATCGACCTCTCCTCCACCAGCGGAATCGCCGCTCTCGATGTGAACCGGCTCCTCGCCGTCGTCAGCTATGAGCAACGCGTCAAGATGCCTCCTACCGGGAGACTTGCCGCGAGCGACCTCGCGATGCTCAACGCCTGGAAGCAGATGGGCGCGGCACTGCCTTCCTATCAGGCCGCCCTCACCGCTCAAGCGCCGAATTGGCCAGAAGCGCGCCGCAAACATTGGGCCATCCAGCCCATTCAAAAACCCGGGATTCCCCTTGTAGCCAATACGGCCTGGGCGAAATCTCCAGTCGACGCCTTCCTTATGGCAAAACTCGAGAAAGCGGGCCTGCCAGCGCCCAAGCCTGCCGACAAGCGCAGCTTGCTGCGCCGCGCAAAGTACGACCTACTCGGCCTTCCTCCCACGGAGCAGGAGATCCGGACTTTTCTAGCCGATACCGCACCCGATGCCTTTAGCCGCCTCGTCGATCAGTTTCTCGCCTCGCCCCAGTACGGTGAGAAGTGGGCCCGCCACTGGCTCGACGTTGCTCGCTTCGCAGACACCGCTGGGGTCGATGAGAATGCGGCCTATACCGAGGCCTGGCGCTACCGCGAGTACGTCATTGATGCCTTCAATCGTGACCTGCCCTTTGATCGCTTCACCCGCGAACAGATTGCCGGAGACCTGCTGCCAGCCGAGGACGGCAGCGCGGTCAACACAAGAGGCATTGTCGCCACCGGCTTCCTGGGACTCGGTCCCAAGGCCATCGTCGAAATCGACAAGCGCAAGGAATTCTATGACGTTGTCGACGAACAGATCGACACGACATCGAAGGCATTCCTCGGTCTCACCGTTGCCTGCGCCCGCTGCCACGATCACAAATTCGACCCCATTTCTACCAAAGACTATTACTCGCTCGCCGCCATCTTCTCGAATACCCAGAGCTATGAGCAGCAAGTCAAACGTGGCTCGAGCGTCTATCTGACGCCGCTCGTCGACCAGCAGGCCTATGGCGTTTATAAGAAACACCAGGCCCGCATCGCGGCCAAGAATATGCAGGCCGCGGCGCTGCTCGATACGGAAATCTGGAGCGCGTCACAAACCCGCCTCTTCCCCCGCATTCCGGAATACATGGTTTCTGCCTGGAAGGTTCACCACCAGAATGCGAATGTTGAGGAGCTCGCGAAAACGCACAACCTTGATCTCCAGATCCTGAAAGGTTGGGTCAGGTATCTGGAGCCAGGTGGCTTCCGGCCCCATTTGAAAGAGTGGATGGACGCGCAGGCGGCTGACATCGACAAACTGGCCCAGGTCTACGCGGCCCGTTTTGAGAAAACCGCCAAACTTTGGGGCCCCATCCTCACCAAATGGAAAACCGATACCAACGCGGCCGCTCTCGCCGAAACAGAACTGCCCAAGACTCCCAACATCGAGTATGGTGACGCGGCAACGCGAGAGGCCTTCAACGAGCCGTCCACCCGCTTCTTCATCGACATCATTATCCCCGCGCGCACCCTCAATGACCCTACGAGCATCGATGGTCCCTTTGTGCTCAAAGAAGAGCGCCACAAGGACTTTCTCTCTGCGGCGATCCTCACGGAATGGAAAGCGCTCAAGGACCAGTCCGCCGCTCTCACTGCGGCTCTTCCTCCGTCGCCCCCAATGGCAAACTCTGTCGGCGAAGGTCCGGCTCTCAAGCAACATATCTTCATTCGCGGCAGTTACGACAATCCGGGAGCGGAAGTCGAGCGCGGCTTTCCGGAGATCATCCGCGGCAAGAGTAAGGTGGACGGTCCTGGCAGCGGTCGCAAGGAGCTCGCCGATTGGCTTACTCATCCCGCCAATCCCCTTCCCGCGCGCGTCATCGTCAACCGGATCTGGGGCTGGCACTTCGGCGATGGCCTCGTCCGCACACCGAACAATTTCGGCCTCACCGGCGATGCCCCCACCCATCCCCAATTGCTCGACTTCCTTGCCACACGCTTTGTCGAATCCGGATGGTCGATCAAAGCGATGCACCGGCTCCTGATGCTCTCCAATGCCTACCAAAGTGACAGCGGCATTACTCCCGCAATGTGGAGCATCGATCCGGGAAATAAGCTCTGGAGCCGCTTCAAGCGCCGCCGGATTGACATCGAGGAGCTTCGCGATACTTACCTCCAACTAGGCGGCACCCTCTCTCTGCGCATGGGCGGCATCTTCGATCGTGTCGAGGCGCCCGCGCCACGAAAGCGCGATGCCAATACGCCAGCCCCCTTCGACACCAGCCAGCGCCGCACCGTCTATCTCCCTGTCAATCGCAATGGCATCGCCACTCCACTGTCGCTGAATGACTTTGTCGATTCCACCACCAGTTCCGGCGCGAGATCAGAAACCATCATTGCCCCGCAAGCTCTCTATCTCATGAACAATGCGTTCGTAACGGCACGCGCCGCCGACTTCGCCAAGCAGGTGCTCTCCGCCGAAGGCCTGAGCGACGCCGGCTACGTCCGCCGAGCCTGGCGCCTCGCCCTCACTCGCGACCCCGACCCGGTCGATATCGAAACAGCCGTCACATTTCTGAAGCAACACCCTGTACAACAGGACGCATGGACGTCCTACTGCCGTGTCCTTCTCTCCACCAACCAATTGCACTACATCGATTAG